From Nicotiana tabacum cultivar K326 chromosome 15, ASM71507v2, whole genome shotgun sequence, the proteins below share one genomic window:
- the LOC107814495 gene encoding uncharacterized protein LOC107814495 isoform X2, producing MKWMQRRKVGLSLLLVVILISFNLSSLDGQIIKPEKELVEIENESGSMQQSDDTVRIDPLDNFKKYRGGYDITEKHYWSSTIFTGIYGYAIAVVWLLFGLGYGLCLVASTFCCKRKNRKLKKRSTCHNEHYYLWLILSAIFLTILAITATGLVLGGNAKFHSRADTVVDIIIDTADGASETIYTTTEAMKEMNNGLQGTDLGKEAADFLVPTSKTLNRQADDIHREARKNRRLIEKLLKIVYIVTTVVISLNLVAVIALSVFGILKFRRTLNLLITLCWVFTTLCWFLFGIYYFLDNFAGDTCTALENFQSDPNNSSLSSILPCDELVSAESVLYDVSEGVHRIVNEVNQRLSTDYGNLAQICNPFSGPPEYNYQPRNCSSTTIRVGDLPGDVDMH from the exons ATGAAATGGATGCAAAGGAGGAAAGTGGGGTTATCCCTGCTACTGGTTGTTATCCTCATTTCCTTCAACTTAAGTAGTCTTGATGGACAAATAATTAAACCAG aaAAAGAATTGGTTGAAATAGAGAATGAGTCAGGATCCATGCAGCAATCAGATGATACTGTGAGGATTGATCCTTTGGACAATTTCAAGAAATATAGAGGAGGATATGACATTACGGAGAAACATTATTGGAGT TCAACCATCTTTACAGGTATATATGGCTATGCCATTGCTGTGGTGTGGCTCTTGTTCGGCTTAGGATATGGACTATGTCTTGTTGCTTCAACTTTTTGCTGcaaaagaaagaacagaaagCTCAAAAAGAGATCAACTTGTCATAATGAGCACTATTATCTCTGGCTTATTCTCTCAGCTATTTTCTTGACAATTTTAGCCAT AACAGCAACAGGCCTTGTTCTAGGAGGGAATGCAAAGTTTCATTCAAGAGCTGATACAGTAGTGGACATAATCATAGATACAGCAGATGGGGCATCAGAGACCATTTACACTACAACTGAAGCCATGAAAGAGATGAATAATGGCTTACAAGGGACTGATTTAGGTAAAGAGGCTGCTGACTTCTTGGTACCTACCTCTAAAACTCTTAACAGACAGGCTGATGATATACATAGGGAAGCCAGAAAAAATAGGCGATTAATCGAAAAACTTCTCAAGATAGT GTACATAGTGACTACAGTGGTTATTTCTCTAAACTTGGTTGCTGTAATTGCCCTATCAG TATTTGGGATACTCAAATTTAGAAGAACCCTTAACTT GCTCATTACATTGTGTTGGGTCTTTACAACTCTCTGTTGGTTTCTTTTTGGCATTTATTACTTTTTAGACAA CTTTGCTGGAGATACATGCACTGCACTAGAAAATTTCCAGTCAGATCCCAACAACAGCAGTTTGAGCTCAATTCTTCCCTGTGATGAATTGGTTTCAGCTGAATCAGTCCTTTATGATGTCAGTGAAGGGGTACATCGAATAGTTAACGAG GTGAACCAAAGGTTATCTACAGATTATGGAAATCTTGCACAAATCTGCAATCCTTTCTCCGGTCCACCAGAATACAACTACCAGCCACGAAACTGTTCATCTACTACGATTCGTGTGGGGGATCTCCCTGGG GATGTTGACATGCACTGA
- the LOC107814495 gene encoding uncharacterized protein LOC107814495 isoform X1 yields MKWMQRRKVGLSLLLVVILISFNLSSLDGQIIKPEKELVEIENESGSMQQSDDTVRIDPLDNFKKYRGGYDITEKHYWSSTIFTGIYGYAIAVVWLLFGLGYGLCLVASTFCCKRKNRKLKKRSTCHNEHYYLWLILSAIFLTILAITATGLVLGGNAKFHSRADTVVDIIIDTADGASETIYTTTEAMKEMNNGLQGTDLGKEAADFLVPTSKTLNRQADDIHREARKNRRLIEKLLKIVYIVTTVVISLNLVAVIALSVFGILKFRRTLNLLITLCWVFTTLCWFLFGIYYFLDNFAGDTCTALENFQSDPNNSSLSSILPCDELVSAESVLYDVSEGVHRIVNEVNQRLSTDYGNLAQICNPFSGPPEYNYQPRNCSSTTIRVGDLPGFLRMLTCTDPNCKGGVMVSPRAFNNVEAYTIALQKILDVYPGMENLTQCDTVFNAFGDIIDKHCKPLKKSAHLVWGGLVFLSVVMVALVLVWSFEARHEGNHHNLDTSVKPQSAAADMLELSTAKEANTGSNSASVM; encoded by the exons ATGAAATGGATGCAAAGGAGGAAAGTGGGGTTATCCCTGCTACTGGTTGTTATCCTCATTTCCTTCAACTTAAGTAGTCTTGATGGACAAATAATTAAACCAG aaAAAGAATTGGTTGAAATAGAGAATGAGTCAGGATCCATGCAGCAATCAGATGATACTGTGAGGATTGATCCTTTGGACAATTTCAAGAAATATAGAGGAGGATATGACATTACGGAGAAACATTATTGGAGT TCAACCATCTTTACAGGTATATATGGCTATGCCATTGCTGTGGTGTGGCTCTTGTTCGGCTTAGGATATGGACTATGTCTTGTTGCTTCAACTTTTTGCTGcaaaagaaagaacagaaagCTCAAAAAGAGATCAACTTGTCATAATGAGCACTATTATCTCTGGCTTATTCTCTCAGCTATTTTCTTGACAATTTTAGCCAT AACAGCAACAGGCCTTGTTCTAGGAGGGAATGCAAAGTTTCATTCAAGAGCTGATACAGTAGTGGACATAATCATAGATACAGCAGATGGGGCATCAGAGACCATTTACACTACAACTGAAGCCATGAAAGAGATGAATAATGGCTTACAAGGGACTGATTTAGGTAAAGAGGCTGCTGACTTCTTGGTACCTACCTCTAAAACTCTTAACAGACAGGCTGATGATATACATAGGGAAGCCAGAAAAAATAGGCGATTAATCGAAAAACTTCTCAAGATAGT GTACATAGTGACTACAGTGGTTATTTCTCTAAACTTGGTTGCTGTAATTGCCCTATCAG TATTTGGGATACTCAAATTTAGAAGAACCCTTAACTT GCTCATTACATTGTGTTGGGTCTTTACAACTCTCTGTTGGTTTCTTTTTGGCATTTATTACTTTTTAGACAA CTTTGCTGGAGATACATGCACTGCACTAGAAAATTTCCAGTCAGATCCCAACAACAGCAGTTTGAGCTCAATTCTTCCCTGTGATGAATTGGTTTCAGCTGAATCAGTCCTTTATGATGTCAGTGAAGGGGTACATCGAATAGTTAACGAG GTGAACCAAAGGTTATCTACAGATTATGGAAATCTTGCACAAATCTGCAATCCTTTCTCCGGTCCACCAGAATACAACTACCAGCCACGAAACTGTTCATCTACTACGATTCGTGTGGGGGATCTCCCTGGG TTCTTAAGGATGTTGACATGCACTGATCCAAATTGCAAGGGAGGAGTGATGGTTTCCCCTAGAGCTTTCAACAATGTGGAGGCATACACAATTGCTCTCCAGAAAATCCTCGACGTCTACCCTGGAATGGAGAACCTAACTCAGTGTGACACAGTATTTAATGCATTCGGCGATATCATTGACAAACATTGCAAACCATTGAAGAAAAGCGCGCATTTGGTATGGGGAGGACTTGTTTTCCTCTCAGTTGTAATGGTAGCATTAGTCCTCGTGTGGTCTTTCGAAGCAAGACATGAAGGGAATCATCACAACTTAGATACTTCTGTCAAGCCTCAATCTGCAGCAGCAGATATGCTGGAATTAAGCACAGCAAAAGAAGCCAACACTGGCTCAAATTCTGCTTCagtcatgtaa